The Amblyomma americanum isolate KBUSLIRL-KWMA chromosome 3, ASM5285725v1, whole genome shotgun sequence genome window below encodes:
- the LOC144124302 gene encoding uncharacterized protein LOC144124302 yields the protein MAETERLVALGKELGLEGAELREFLREERAAERERRRLEDEREKERDAREKERDAREKERSDRKLQEIDKEMALLQLRANSNISGSSVSEPSSSTMPTRALGVRPHKLMAPFNEKGDDLDAYLTRFERVAAAQQWPREQWATALSTCLTGEALNVFGRMPAPDSNDYDKVKLALLLRFRLTEEGFRQKFRNETPNDHETPSQFVSRLGNYWGRWIELSKTDKTYEGVKGLILAEQLLENCAPAMVTFIREKRSTDLKELVQRADEYVMARGTINFGRRGSKTDSLVAGEMTEQPRGPGTRSRCYICSRPGHIAAQCRANRGPPVQKNRTPSTSGNVSTCIEDGYLELKGGQRVPVVNMTALSGAPDLPVVEGLISGRKGRVLRDTGCNMVIVNRSFVKDEEMTGDYRIVYLVDRSAKFLPEARIHIDTPYYRGEVTAGCMEEPLFDLVLGNIEGVRRPGAPDTEWKPQNSEETEAPPKEHHDSCDKCPDQVTMPTAAVTTRQQAARQSQEGFRKLRAPATLPDVSPDQMRQDQREDSSLLVCFEADKQRKRTRCKGGSSFTFGLRDGLLYREYVPGTGAKTTQLVVPQKHREKVLQLAHGGLMAGHLGRKKTTDRILADFFWPGLQGDVSRFVASCDICQKTVARGAVRKVPLERVPLVDTPFSKVAVDIVGPLKPTTRRGNRYILTLIDYATRFPEAVALPSIETERVAEALLHIFARVGVPEEMLSDRGSNFTSELMAEVGRLLSLRLKTTTPYHPMANGLVEKMNGTLKKMLRRMCAEQPKDWDRFIEPLLFAYREVAQASTGFSPFELLYGRNVRGPLAILRELWTGSRIEEEVKTAYEYVIDLKERLETTCQIAHEALTQAGERYKAYYDNRARPRQLQEGDQVLLLLPTEHNKLTMRWRGPYPVVGRKGEVDYVVDVEGTTRMFHINMLKKYNARETRPELPVQTVATVAADEACTELMWPLDEQVGPQDIAIAGQLTPQQVKELRGLALTYQDVFTEQPGFTTWAECSLPTTTNKPIYVKQYPLPQAVQQAVEKEVSSMLQMGVIERSRSPHNAPVVLVKKPDGCYRFCVDFRKLNDVLVTDAEPIPRADCLIAEVGARRYFSKMDLAKGYWQVPLEEESKEKTAFSTPSGHYQFKNMPFGIKTAPAVFAKLMRRVLEGIDNVYHYYDDVLVATESWQDHMTALRLALARIRAAGLTIHPKKCHLGFEELSFLGHTIGRGSLGPMKAILGKIRDSPRPKTKRQVRAFLGLSGYYREFIPNYASVAAPLTDLTKKLMPNTVKWGDREQHAFTELKRLLSEPPILQVADFKKDFVLRTDASDQGLGAVLLQGKEGVLHPVAYASRKLLQRERAYSAVEKEGLAIVWAIKRFNFFLYGRRFTLQTDHQPLKYIREAQFMNSRLLRWALLLQEYDFTVENIRGKDNVGADYLSRVWEPVARRVDDL from the coding sequence ATGGCGGAAACAGAACGCTTAGTCGCACTAGGTAAGGAGTTAGGTCTGGAGGGAGCAGAGCTGCGCGAGTTCCTGAGGGAAGAGAGAGCGGCGGAACGCGAGCGCCGCAGGCTGGAAGACGAGCGAGAGAAAGAGCGTGATGCGCGGGAGAAGGAGCGAGATGCGCGGGAGAAGGAGCGCTCTGATCGAAAACTCCAGGAAATTGATAAGGAGATGGCACTCCTTCAGTTAAGGGCGAATTCCAACATTAGTGGCAGTTCGGTCAGCGAACCGAGCTCGTCGACGATGCCAACCCGAGCGCTTGGAGTTCGTCCACACAAGTTGATGGCCCCATTTAACGAAAAGGGTGATGACCTGGACGCGTATTTGACGCGGTTTGAGCGGGTGGCGGCAGCCCAACAGTGGCCACGGGAGCAGTGGGCCACTGCGCTTAGCACTTGCCTCACAGGAGAAGCATTGAATGTGTTTGGCCGAATGCCGGCTCCTGACTCGAATGACTACGATAAAGTGAAGCTTGCGCTGCTCCTCAGATTTCGGTTGACAGAAGAGGGATTCCGCCAGAAGTTTCGGAACGAAACGCCCAACGACCACGAGACTCCCTCGCAGTTCGTGTCTCGACTGGGGAACTACTGGGGAAGATGGATAGAACTGTCGAAAACAGACAAGACATACGAGGGGGTGAAAGGGCTAATTTTAGCCGAGCAATTGTTGGAAAACTGTGCGCCTGCAATGGTGacgtttataagagaaaagcgGAGCACGGACCTGAAGGAATTGGTTCAACGAGCAGATGAATATGTGATGGCACGAGGGACCATCAACTTTGGCCGAAGAGGCTCCAAGACGGATAGCCTGGTCGCTGGCGAGATGACCGAACAGCCGCGTGGCCCGGGGACGCGTTCACGGTGCTACATCTGCTCGCGACCAGGGCACATTGCGGCACAGTGCAGGGCGAACCGTGGCCCTCCAGTGCAAAAGAATCGGACGCCATCTACCTCCGGGAACGTGTCTACATGTATTGAGGATGGCTATTTAGAATTGAAGGGTGGACAACGTGTCCCGGTCGTCAACATGACTGCGTTGTCAGGGGCGCCTGACTTGCCGGTCGTAGAGGGCTTGATCAGTGGAAGGAAGGGTCGAGTGCTCAGGGATACAGGTTGTAACATGGTGATCGTCAACCGCAGCTTCGTGAAGGACGAAGAAATGACCGGGGACTACCGGATCGTGTACTTGGTAGACCGCTCTGCTAAGTTCTTGCCTGAGGCCCGCATTCATATCGACACCCCATACTACCGAGGGGAAGTTACAGCGGGGTGCATGGAGGAGCCCCTCTTCGACCTTGTCCTCGGAAACATTGAAGGGGTACGACGTCCAGGAGCACCAGATACTGAGTGGAAACCGCAGAATTCGGAAGAGACAGAAGCTCCTCCAAAGGAGCACCATGATTCATGCGACAAGTGCCCCGACCAGGTTACCATGCCCACGGCGGCGGTCACGACCCGCCAGCAAGCGGCCCGACAATCCCAAGAGGGATTCCGTAAGCTACGGGCGCCTGCTACTCTCCCTGATGTCAGCCCTGACCAGATGAGGCAAGACCAACGGGAGGACAGTAGCCTCCTAGTTTGCTTCGAGGCAGACAAGCAGAGAAAGAGGACGAGGTGCAAGGGAGGCAGTTCGTTCACATTCGGTCTCCGGGATGGCCTGCTGTACCGAGAGTACGTTCCCGGCACCGGAGCGAAGACGACACAGCTCGTGGTGCCCCAGAAGCATCGCGAGAAGGTTCTCCAGTTGGCACATGGGGGGCTGATGGCAGGGCATCTCGGCAGAAAAAAGACTACAGACCGCATTCTCGCGGACTTCTTTTGGCCGGGTTTACAGGGAGATGTGAGCAGGTTTGTCGCATCGTGCGACATATGCCAGAAAACCGTGGCGCGAGGCGCAGTGCGGAAGGTTCCCTTGGAGCGGGTGCCTCTCGTTGACACCCCCTTCAGCAAAGTCGCTGTGGATATAGTGGGACCCCTCAAGCCTACCACACGCCGAGGCAACCGCTATATTCTGACGTTGATAGATTACGCCACCCGATTTCCAGAGGCAGTAGCCCTGCCGAGTATCGAGACAGAGAGGGTCGCCGAGGCACTTCTGCATATATTTGCACGGGTAGGAGTACCGGAAGAGATGCTCAGCGATCGAGGATCAAACTTTACTTCCGAACTTATGGCTGAGGTGGGGCGCCTTTTATCTCTGCGGCTGAAAACGACGACTCCCTACCACCCCATGGCGAATGGTCTGGTGGAGAAAATGAATGGCACCTTGAAGAAGATGTTGCGTCGAATGTGTGCTGAACAGCCCAAGGACTGGGATAGATTCATCGAACCTCTTCTTTTCGCTTACCGGGAGGTAGCCCAGGCGAGCACGGGTTTCTCACCATTTGAGCTCCTTTACGGACGCAATGTGCGGGGACCGCTTGCCATCTTACGAGAACTGTGGACGGGCAGTAGGATTGAGGAAGAGGTGAAGACAGCTTACGAGTATGTCATTGACCTTAAAGAAAGATTGGAGACGACGTGCCAAATTGCTCATGAAGCACTGACCCAAGCAGGAGAGCGGTACAAGGCATACTATGACAATCGAGCCCGGCCACGACAGCTGCAAGAGGGGGACCAAGTGCTTCTTTTATTGCCCACTGAGCATAACAAACTCACCATGAGATGGAGGGGACCCTATCCAGTCGTGGGAAGAAAAGGCGAAGTGGATTACGTTGTTGACGTCGAGGGCACTACGAGAATGTTTCATATCAACATGTTAAAGAAATATAATgcccgcgagacgcgaccagaacTCCCGGTGCAGACTGTTGCTACAGTAGCAGCGGACGAGGCGTGCACCGAGCTGATGTGGCCATTGGATGAGCAGGTGGGCCCCCAAGACATCGCCATAGCGGGCCAACTGACACCGCAACAGGTGAAGGAACTGCGGGGACTGGCGTTAACCTATCAGGACGTTTTCACGGAACAACCAGGCTTCACGACATGGGCTGAGTGCTCTTTACCTACGACGACGAATAAGCCCATCTATGTGAAGCAATATCCACTACCTCAGGCAGTCCAGCAAGCAGTCGAGAAAGAGGTGTCCAGCATGCTACAGATGGGAGTGATCGAGAGGTCACGCTCCCCGCACAACGCCCCGGTCGTTTTGGTTAAGAAACCGGACGGTTGCTACCGGTTTTGCGTGGATTTCCGGAAACTCAATGATGTGCTGGTCACAGATGCGGAACCTATTCCTCGCGCGGACTGCCTAATCGCCGAAGTTGGGGCAAGAAGGTACTTCTCTAAAATGGATCTTGCAAAGGGATATTGGCAAGTGCCTCTGGAGGAAGAGTCAaaagaaaagaccgccttttcAACTCCCAGCGGACATTACCAGTTCAAAAACATGCCATTCGGCATAAAAACGGCACCGGCAGTATTCGCAAAGCTAATGAGGAGAGTGCTCGAAGGAATTGACAACGTCTACCACTATTATGACGATGTTTTGGTAGCGACAGAAAGCTGGCAGGACCACATGACAGCACTCCGCCTCGCTCTCGCACGGATACGGGCAGCCGGACTGACGATCCATCCAAAGAAGTGTCACTTGGGTTTTGAGGAACTCTCTTTCCTCGGGCACACCATTGGAAGGGGCAGCCTAGGCCCAATGAAGGCCATTTTGGGCAAGATCCGCGATTCTCCGAGACCGAAGACCAAGCGCCAAGTTCGGGCATTCTTGGGACTGTCGGGTTACTACCGGGAGTTCATACCAAACTACGCCAGTGttgcggctcccctgacggaccTGACTAAGAAGCTGATGCCCAACACCGTTAAGTGGGGGGACCGGGAGCAACACGCCTTCACAGAACTGAAGCGGCTGCTCTCAGAGCCACCCATCCTACAGGTGGCTGATTTCAAAAAAGATTTCGTCCTTCGCACAGACGCCTCCGACCAGGGTCTTGGGGCGGTGCTCCTCCAGGGAAAAGAGGGGGTGCTGCACCCCGTCGCCTACGCAAGTAGGAAGCTACTACAAAGAGAGCGAGCCTACTCAGCAGTCGAGAAGGAAGGCCTCGCAATCGTTTGGGCCATCAaacgatttaatttttttttgtatgggcgAAGGTTCACCCTCCAGACCGATCACCAACCACTCAAATACATCCGCGAGGCGCAGTTTATGAACTCGCGACTGCTCCGTTGGGCCCTCCTactccaggagtatgatttcacgGTCGAAAACATACGTGGGAAAGACAATGTCGGGGCTGATTACCTCAGCCGGGTTTGGGAGCCCGTCGCCCGACGAGTTGATGATCTCTAG